The Setaria italica strain Yugu1 chromosome IX, Setaria_italica_v2.0, whole genome shotgun sequence genome has a window encoding:
- the LOC101768002 gene encoding uncharacterized protein LOC101768002 — protein MDKILKNIDSKVTEVRSLNHQVTNMMKMLETQVTQLAGHFTGNDEKLSRQSRNPESAKAIQTCLGKETEDPERPVGARKPKPVAEAEMTSKEKTPTLALEIETEELEFEIVDQNDMKILLGKPHHHLVPTYSRYFKDILTNKREIPKFTTNHIKMIEECSAMIANQAPEKKRDPGCPTIPCSIGVLMFGWALCDLGTSVSVMPKTVFEMLRLPEREPTTICLELAVRYPEGIAEDLPMKIGNHFVLVNFVILEMGEGAKSPLIQGRPFLKTARANIEVGKGEMKFDINGTMSAFKFRPCFEVCTMVSSKYILPHHHVKPKEKNKKAKRKETRASCYRPEEGRMLACEDQKDSQAYAYIETKGGEEVGAEDCNANTERWSEVKN, from the exons ATGGATaagattttgaaaaatattgataGCAAGGTGACAGAGGTTAGAAGTTTGAACCACCAAGTgacaaacatgatgaagatgctgGAGACTCAAGTTACGCAGTTAGCTGGGCACTTTACAGGGAATGATGAAAAATTGTCGAGACAATCGAGGAATCCAGAGTCAGCTAAAGCTATTCAAACTTGCTTAGGCAAGGAAACAGAAGATCCTGAACGTCCTGTGGGAGCTAGAAAACCTAAACCAGTTGCCGAAGCAGAGATGACTTCGAAGGAGAAGACACCTACCCTAGCTCTGGAGATTGAAACAGAAGAGCTAGAGTTTGAGATTGTTGATCAAAATGACATGAAGATTCTACTAGGAAAGCCACACCATCATCTAG TTCCAACCTATTCTCGCTACTTCAAGGATATACTAACGAACAAGCGAGAGATCCCAAAGTTCACTACAAACCACATCAAGATGATAGAAGAGTGTAGTGCTATGATTGCTAATCAAGCTCCTGAGAAGAAAAGAGATCCAGGATGTCCAACCATACCATGTTCAATTGGAGTGTTGATGTTCGGATGGGCATTATGTGATCTTGGCACAAGTGTGAGCGTCATGCCTAAAACTGTGTTCGAGATGCTACGCCTGCCGGAGCGGGAACCAACTACTATATGCCTGGAGTTGGCAGTTCGCTACCCCGAAGGCATTGCAGAAGATCTACCTATGAAGATCGGGAATCACTTTGTCCTAGTTAACTTTGTGATACTCGAGATGGGAGAAGGAGCTAAATCCCCACTCATCCAAGGAAGGCCGTTCCTGAAGACCGCAAGAGCAAACATAGAAGTTGGTAAGGGCGAGATGAAGTTTGATATTAATGGCACTATGAGCGCATTCAAGTTTCGCCCATGCTTTGAGGTATGCACCATGGtttctagcaagtatatacTGCCACACCATCATGTTAAGCCgaaggagaagaacaagaaagcaaaaagaaaagaaaccagGGCAAGTTGCTATCGtccagaagaaggaagaatgcTAGCCTGTGAAGACcaaaaagatagccaagcctATGCCTACATTGAAACTAAAGGTGGTGAAGAAGTAGGTGCTGAAGACTGCAACGCCAACACCGAGCGCTGGTCCGAAGTAAAGAATTAA